CTGGCGCCCATGAACGTCATCGCGGGCGGGAGGCTTGCTGCCGCCGTCTCCAAGGCGGGCGGGCTCGGCCTCATCGGCGGCGGTTATGGCGACGCCGATTGGCTCGAGCAGCAATTCGCAGCAGCGAGGAATGCACGGGTCGGCTGCGGGTTCATTACCTGGTCGATGGCGAGGAATCCGGAGCTGCTGGATCAGGTTCTGGCCAAGCAGCCGGCGGCTGTGATGCTCTCCTTCGGGGAGCTCGAGCCACACGCGTCACGCATCAAGGCGCGAGGAGTGCCGCTCATCTGCCAGGTGCAAGGCATGAAGTACTTGCGCGAAGCCGTCGATGCGTGCGCCGACATCATCGTCGCCGAAGGATGCGAAGCAGGAGGTCACAGCGGCTACCGGGGCGTGTTCACGCTGGTCCCCGAAGCCGCCGACTATCTGGCGAAACGCTCCCCCGATACCGTTTTGGTCGCCGCCGGCGGCGTTGGAGACGGCCGCGGCCTAGCTGCGGCGCTGATGCTTGGCGCGGACGGCGTTCTTATCGGCACCCGCTTCATCGCGAGCCCCGAGTCCGAAGCGCCAGAAGGATTTCGCCAGGCGATCATCCGCGCCGACGGCGACTCCACGATGAAATCAACCTCAGTCGATATCGCCCGAAAGCGCTACTGGCCCAATCCGGAATTCGTAATTCGCGTTCTCAAGAACAGCTTCGTTGCCAAGTGGCATGGGCGCGAGCGCGAGATGGAGAAGGCGATCGATGTCGAGTATGAGCGCTTCTGGGCTGCTTTCAACGCAGGCGACGCCGATAACTCCGGTGTACTTATGGGAGAGGTGTCAGGATTAATCCACGACGCGCCGCCTGCCGCGCAGATCGTCGAAAACATGATCGCGCAGGCTTGCCAGCTCTTGGGTTCGCACTCGCGGTACGTTGCGAGCTAACGGCTCGCCCACCTTAACATCACCGGGGTACACGCATGCCCGCCTATCTGATTGCAGAGCACATCATCACCGACGCAGCGAAGTTCGAGGAATACAGAACCAAGGTGGGGCCGATGATGGCGAAGTATGGCGGGCGTTACCTGACCAAAGGCGGAAGCCATCGATTGCCTGAGGGTGGTCACTGGAAACCAGAGCGGGTTGTAATCATC
Above is a window of Candidatus Eisenbacteria bacterium DNA encoding:
- a CDS encoding DUF1330 domain-containing protein, translating into MPAYLIAEHIITDAAKFEEYRTKVGPMMAKYGGRYLTKGGSHRLPEGGHWKPERVVIIEFPDMDSLNRWYNSPEYQPLLTLRKACTNDLDMLFTLEGV
- a CDS encoding nitronate monooxygenase: LAPMNVIAGGRLAAAVSKAGGLGLIGGGYGDADWLEQQFAAARNARVGCGFITWSMARNPELLDQVLAKQPAAVMLSFGELEPHASRIKARGVPLICQVQGMKYLREAVDACADIIVAEGCEAGGHSGYRGVFTLVPEAADYLAKRSPDTVLVAAGGVGDGRGLAAALMLGADGVLIGTRFIASPESEAPEGFRQAIIRADGDSTMKSTSVDIARKRYWPNPEFVIRVLKNSFVAKWHGREREMEKAIDVEYERFWAAFNAGDADNSGVLMGEVSGLIHDAPPAAQIVENMIAQACQLLGSHSRYVAS